From a single Nostoc sp. MS1 genomic region:
- a CDS encoding RNA recognition motif domain-containing protein, with translation MSIYVGNLSYDVTEESLNAVFAEYGSVKRVQLPVDRETGRVRGFGFVEMSSDAEETAAIEALDGAEWMGRDLKVNKAKPREDRGGGGSRGSYGGGNRGGNNNFRNRY, from the coding sequence ATGTCCATTTATGTAGGCAACCTTTCTTACGACGTTACAGAAGAGAGCTTGAATGCTGTATTTGCAGAATATGGTTCTGTAAAGCGCGTTCAGCTACCTGTAGACCGTGAAACCGGCCGGGTACGTGGCTTTGGTTTCGTGGAAATGAGTAGCGATGCGGAAGAAACAGCTGCCATTGAAGCACTTGATGGTGCTGAGTGGATGGGACGTGACTTAAAAGTTAATAAGGCTAAACCCAGAGAAGACAGAGGCGGCGGCGGTTCCAGAGGTTCCTATGGTGGTGGGAATCGAGGTGGTAATAACAACTTCCGTAACCGTTATTAA
- a CDS encoding glutathione S-transferase family protein, with translation MLKLYGGAFSRASIVKWYLEELEVPYEFVLLDMQAGEHRSPEYLKINPFGKVPAIVDGDFQLWESGAILLYLNDKYGQTSLTPEERGIFSQWVLFANATLGPGVFVEANREKEMPRLLTPLNEIFQHQPFLLGNEFSVADVAVGSMLAYIPTMLKLDLSAYPAVVNYIKQITERPAFQKSIGKR, from the coding sequence ATGTTGAAGCTATATGGTGGGGCTTTTAGCCGCGCATCAATCGTTAAATGGTATTTAGAGGAGCTAGAAGTTCCCTACGAGTTTGTGCTGCTAGATATGCAGGCTGGAGAACACCGCAGTCCTGAATACCTAAAAATCAACCCTTTTGGCAAAGTACCCGCAATTGTAGACGGGGATTTTCAACTTTGGGAATCAGGAGCAATTTTGCTCTATCTAAACGATAAGTATGGTCAAACTTCTCTAACTCCAGAGGAGAGGGGAATATTCTCTCAATGGGTATTATTTGCTAACGCCACTCTTGGCCCTGGTGTTTTTGTAGAAGCTAACCGAGAAAAGGAAATGCCTCGTTTACTAACTCCGTTAAATGAGATTTTCCAACATCAACCCTTTTTGCTGGGTAATGAATTTAGTGTTGCTGATGTTGCTGTCGGCTCAATGTTGGCTTACATTCCTACTATGTTGAAATTAGATTTAAGCGCTTATCCAGCCGTAGTGAACTATATCAAGCAAATTACTGAAAGACCAGCATTTCAAAAAAGTATCGGTAAAAGGTAG
- a CDS encoding carbonic anhydrase yields MTNTVPRRQLLKLLGMSILGTSFSSCITSPARATSVNWGYIGKAGPEHWGELSPEYQLCGLGRQQTPIDLQIADVKNVTNQDLLSVNYQPTALHLINNGKTIQVNYQAGSYLKFGQQQFELLQFHFHHISEHRLNGKSYDMELHLVHRSQNGNLAVMAVFLEAGKFNPTLQIIWDAMPQEKGVETRIKDINIDASQFLPAKHTFLAYSGSLTTPPCSENVLWCVMETPIEASTAQIVQFSQMFPVNARPLQQLNDRIVMEFI; encoded by the coding sequence ATGACTAACACTGTGCCGAGAAGGCAATTATTAAAATTGTTGGGTATGAGTATCCTGGGAACCTCATTCTCTAGCTGCATCACTTCCCCAGCTAGAGCAACATCGGTAAACTGGGGTTATATTGGTAAAGCTGGGCCAGAACATTGGGGTGAACTTTCCCCTGAATATCAGCTTTGTGGGTTAGGAAGACAACAAACACCCATTGACTTGCAGATTGCAGATGTCAAAAATGTCACCAATCAGGATTTGTTGAGCGTCAATTATCAGCCAACGGCATTACACCTGATCAATAACGGTAAAACTATTCAAGTTAACTATCAAGCTGGAAGTTACCTAAAATTTGGACAACAACAGTTTGAGTTACTACAGTTCCACTTTCATCACATCAGCGAACACCGACTGAATGGTAAGTCATATGATATGGAACTGCATTTAGTTCACCGGAGTCAAAACGGCAATCTAGCTGTGATGGCTGTTTTCTTGGAGGCTGGCAAGTTTAATCCCACACTGCAAATTATCTGGGATGCCATGCCTCAAGAAAAAGGAGTAGAAACAAGAATTAAGGATATAAATATTGATGCTTCTCAATTTTTGCCAGCAAAACACACATTTTTAGCTTATTCCGGCTCTCTAACAACTCCACCCTGTTCAGAAAATGTTCTCTGGTGCGTTATGGAAACCCCTATCGAAGCTTCCACAGCACAAATAGTGCAGTTTAGCCAAATGTTTCCAGTTAATGCGCGTCCGCTCCAACAGTTAAACGATCGCATAGTAATGGAATTTATTTAA
- a CDS encoding tRNA-(ms[2]io[6]A)-hydroxylase, translating to MLISVLQTINALKQPTSEAWIEQAIANLDIILLDHSHCERKAAGVALNFMFRYPSNTKMVRELTAIAREELEHFELVNQWLERRNIPLAPLPPPPYGAGLKASVRPNEPERFLDSLLVTGLIEARSHERLGLLATHCPEPELAKFYQGLMSSEARHFGTYWVLAATYFEREIVSQRLEELAIVESELLENLHPEPRIHS from the coding sequence GTGCTTATCTCCGTGTTACAGACTATCAATGCACTAAAGCAACCCACTAGTGAAGCTTGGATAGAACAAGCGATCGCTAACTTAGATATCATCTTGCTGGATCATTCACACTGCGAACGTAAAGCAGCTGGTGTGGCGTTAAATTTTATGTTTCGCTACCCATCAAATACCAAAATGGTACGAGAATTAACTGCGATCGCTCGTGAAGAATTAGAACACTTTGAACTGGTAAATCAGTGGCTAGAACGCCGCAATATACCCTTAGCACCCCTACCACCCCCTCCCTATGGTGCGGGTTTAAAAGCTTCTGTACGTCCCAATGAACCCGAACGCTTTCTAGATTCCTTACTTGTGACTGGTTTAATCGAAGCGCGGAGTCATGAACGCTTGGGACTATTAGCTACTCATTGTCCTGAACCAGAATTAGCCAAATTTTATCAAGGTTTGATGTCATCTGAAGCGCGACACTTTGGTACATACTGGGTTTTAGCCGCTACTTATTTTGAGCGAGAAATTGTTAGCCAAAGGCTCGAAGAATTGGCTATTGTGGAAAGTGAGTTACTAGAAAATTTACACCCTGAACCGAGAATCCATAGTTAG
- a CDS encoding VOC family protein, whose protein sequence is MVTTPSSLNSVLIPGNLRRVHHIALNVKDMQASRHFYGIILGLHELTGDAVPATLVEMVAAGKVANFVTPDGTILDLFWTPDLTPPNPDPEQSFTRAYHLAFDIDPRLFERALAVLRENEIAIAHGPVTRPTGRGVYFYDPDGFMIEIRCDPQ, encoded by the coding sequence ATGGTTACTACCCCTTCCTCCCTCAACAGTGTGCTGATACCGGGTAATTTGCGGAGAGTACATCATATTGCCCTCAATGTTAAAGATATGCAGGCTTCCCGACACTTTTACGGTATTATTTTGGGTCTACATGAACTCACAGGTGATGCAGTACCCGCAACTTTGGTGGAAATGGTAGCCGCAGGGAAAGTTGCTAACTTTGTCACTCCCGACGGGACAATTTTAGACCTATTTTGGACACCCGATTTAACACCACCAAATCCAGACCCAGAGCAGAGTTTTACTAGAGCATACCATTTAGCCTTTGACATTGACCCACGTTTATTTGAGCGAGCGTTGGCAGTATTGCGAGAAAATGAAATTGCGATCGCTCATGGCCCTGTGACTCGTCCCACAGGTAGAGGTGTATATTTCTACGACCCCGATGGCTTTATGATCGAAATACGCTGCGACCCCCAGTAA
- a CDS encoding ComF family protein: MPSWNQHFKGLLDLFLQANCPLCQRPTSSEICLNCTRQLQRCHQKHPHALWQQPIPVFGLGVYGGILKRAIAVMKYENQPEIARCLGQWLGEAWLLHSLHQTTQILVVPIPLHASKQKQRGYNQAALIAQSFCQVTGLKLKQNGLARVRNTTAQFGLSVSERENNLAQAFAIGQDFRHSHPNAPVLLIDDIYTTGATVKSAVETLRQNEITVLGLAAVATAVKNSYMKN; this comes from the coding sequence ATGCCATCATGGAATCAACATTTTAAAGGTCTGCTTGACCTGTTTTTACAAGCTAACTGTCCACTGTGTCAAAGACCTACATCGAGTGAAATTTGTCTCAACTGCACTAGACAGTTACAAAGATGTCATCAAAAACATCCTCATGCTTTGTGGCAACAGCCTATACCTGTATTTGGCTTGGGTGTATATGGTGGTATTCTTAAACGAGCGATCGCAGTTATGAAGTATGAAAATCAGCCTGAAATTGCTCGTTGTTTGGGACAATGGCTAGGAGAAGCATGGTTATTACATTCTCTTCATCAAACAACCCAAATTTTAGTTGTACCCATCCCACTCCACGCCAGCAAGCAAAAACAACGAGGTTACAATCAAGCTGCGTTAATTGCCCAGAGCTTCTGCCAAGTAACTGGACTAAAATTAAAACAAAATGGTTTGGCAAGAGTACGTAATACGACAGCGCAGTTTGGTTTATCGGTATCTGAACGAGAAAATAACTTGGCCCAAGCTTTTGCTATTGGACAAGATTTTCGCCATAGTCACCCAAACGCACCAGTATTGTTAATAGATGATATTTACACCACTGGGGCAACTGTTAAATCTGCCGTGGAAACACTCCGCCAAAATGAAATCACCGTCTTGGGGTTAGCGGCTGTTGCCACTGCTGTTAAAAATAGTTACATGAAAAATTAA
- a CDS encoding GNAT family N-acetyltransferase, with protein MNSYYQDFLIRNWQKSDRTKAAAVISYVLSEYGLGWEPKGADRDVLEVEECYLATGGEFWVIEHQSQIVGTGAYYPITRGEKAVEIRKMYLLASVRGLGLGKYLLQQLEAAIASRGFQQIWIETASVLVEAVKLYENNGYQAATGVETPRCDRVYVKYL; from the coding sequence ATGAACAGCTATTATCAAGACTTTTTAATTCGTAACTGGCAAAAAAGCGATCGCACTAAAGCAGCCGCAGTCATCAGTTACGTGTTATCAGAATATGGTCTAGGTTGGGAACCTAAAGGCGCTGACCGCGATGTATTGGAAGTAGAGGAATGTTACTTAGCCACAGGAGGCGAGTTTTGGGTAATTGAACACCAAAGCCAAATTGTAGGTACGGGGGCATATTATCCGATAACTCGTGGAGAAAAGGCTGTAGAAATCAGGAAAATGTATCTTTTAGCCAGCGTTAGGGGTTTGGGATTAGGGAAATATTTGTTACAACAGTTGGAAGCTGCGATCGCTTCTCGTGGTTTCCAGCAGATTTGGATTGAAACTGCCAGCGTTTTGGTAGAAGCAGTCAAGCTGTATGAAAACAATGGTTATCAAGCAGCCACGGGTGTAGAAACCCCACGTTGCGATCGCGTCTATGTTAAATACCTCTAA
- a CDS encoding PPC domain-containing protein, producing the protein MAIATSTTAAFAQTSKLYSPILLTDFKEISDSLSDKDIPTGQGGFARDYAVKLNKGDNLAVDLSSESFDSIITLLAPDGSTLAENDDGPDGTSNSLLFTRINETGTFIIRVRSFGETGVGAFKLKVTKLQPMK; encoded by the coding sequence ATGGCAATAGCCACAAGTACAACAGCAGCATTTGCTCAAACTAGTAAGTTGTACAGTCCTATTCTTTTAACTGATTTTAAGGAAATTTCTGATTCACTTTCGGATAAAGATATTCCCACAGGACAGGGTGGATTTGCCCGTGATTATGCGGTGAAATTGAATAAGGGTGACAATCTAGCAGTTGATTTATCTTCAGAAAGTTTTGATAGTATCATCACGCTACTAGCACCCGATGGCTCGACATTAGCAGAAAATGATGATGGCCCTGACGGTACTAGTAATTCTTTACTGTTTACCCGCATCAATGAAACAGGGACTTTTATTATTCGTGTCCGGTCTTTTGGTGAAACGGGAGTAGGGGCTTTTAAACTTAAGGTAACAAAACTGCAACCAATGAAGTAA
- a CDS encoding response regulator transcription factor, which yields MKVLFVEDEAKIANFVRAGLKEQGFVVDYCDNGDEGYLRALDNEYDAIILDIMVPGKDGLAILKQLRREGRNAPVILLTARNELDDRLQGLNLGADDYIAKPFFVEELVARIHAVVRRSVGDRQNLLTVGSIKLDRITREVTCNQKAIELTSREFNLLEYLMRSPGRVFTRTQILEHVWGYDFNPNTNVVDVSIQRIRKKIDSIDEASWIESIRGVGYRFRKPES from the coding sequence GTGAAGGTTCTGTTTGTTGAAGATGAAGCAAAAATTGCTAACTTCGTCCGGGCTGGATTGAAGGAGCAGGGGTTTGTTGTGGACTACTGCGACAATGGTGATGAAGGATATCTGCGGGCATTAGATAACGAATATGATGCGATTATCTTGGACATTATGGTTCCGGGAAAAGATGGGCTGGCAATTCTCAAACAACTACGGCGAGAAGGTCGTAATGCTCCGGTAATTTTGTTAACGGCTCGCAATGAACTAGACGATCGCCTACAAGGTCTAAATTTGGGCGCGGATGATTATATTGCTAAACCGTTTTTTGTGGAAGAGTTAGTGGCGCGTATTCATGCGGTTGTGCGCCGGAGTGTGGGCGATCGCCAAAATCTCTTAACGGTTGGGTCAATTAAACTTGATCGCATCACGCGCGAAGTTACTTGCAATCAAAAGGCAATTGAACTTACCAGCCGGGAGTTTAATCTGTTGGAATATCTGATGCGATCGCCGGGAAGAGTTTTCACCCGTACCCAAATTCTAGAACACGTTTGGGGCTACGACTTTAACCCCAACACTAATGTTGTGGATGTATCTATTCAGCGCATCCGCAAAAAAATTGACTCCATTGATGAAGCTAGTTGGATTGAAAGCATTCGCGGCGTTGGCTATCGATTTCGCAAACCAGAATCATGA
- a CDS encoding VOC family protein, whose protein sequence is MQLQLTHIRLLVSNYQECFLFYRDALGFAIDWGDENSGYAELHTGDYIKLALFKKELMAEAVPSAYQPSAVECQNKVALVFAVDNVDELYYHLKDYNAIVVTQPLDRPEWGLRTAHFRDPDGNLIEIFSNMSSVN, encoded by the coding sequence ATGCAGCTACAGTTAACACATATCAGGTTGCTTGTCTCCAATTATCAAGAATGTTTTTTATTCTACCGGGATGCGCTGGGATTTGCGATTGATTGGGGTGATGAGAATAGTGGTTATGCCGAGTTACATACCGGCGACTACATCAAGTTAGCTTTGTTTAAAAAAGAGTTAATGGCGGAAGCCGTTCCCAGTGCTTATCAACCTTCAGCAGTTGAGTGTCAGAACAAAGTCGCTTTAGTGTTTGCAGTGGATAATGTCGATGAGTTGTATTATCACCTCAAAGACTATAATGCGATCGTTGTCACTCAACCTCTAGACCGTCCAGAGTGGGGACTACGAACAGCACATTTTCGTGATCCTGATGGAAATTTGATTGAAATATTCAGCAATATGAGCAGTGTAAATTAA
- a CDS encoding FGGY-family carbohydrate kinase — MDFYLGIDFGTSGARAVVIDEAAHIQTQVQYPWAAADAELMVSWQEALFTLLAQIPEALRRGMRAIAINGTSSTVLLCDEDGNPVDAPLLYNDARGSSVLDGLKDIAPPNHTVLSATSSLAKLRWMMQLPSFGEARYFLHQADWLAFLLHGKLGISDYHNALKLGYDVEKLQYPEWLLRLQIPLQLPTVLAPGTPIGELRPEISQQFLFPSNCLVCAGTTDSIAAFLASGAKSPGEVVTSLGSTLVLKLLSRTRVEDARYGIYSHRLGDLWLTGGASNTGGAVLREFFTDAELENWSREIDASKASELDYYPLLKVGDRFPINDPNLPPRLTPRPDHPVQFLHGLLESIARIEAQGYELLQKLGADKLTQVYTAGGGAKNPTWTAIRQRNLQVPVISSINTEAAYGTALLAMRGTGDSEHNE; from the coding sequence ATGGATTTTTATTTGGGAATCGACTTTGGTACGTCTGGGGCTAGGGCAGTGGTAATTGATGAGGCTGCCCATATCCAGACACAAGTGCAGTATCCTTGGGCTGCGGCTGATGCTGAATTAATGGTGAGTTGGCAGGAGGCTTTATTCACGCTGTTAGCACAAATCCCTGAAGCGTTGCGGCGAGGGATGAGAGCGATCGCTATTAACGGCACTTCCTCTACAGTCTTATTATGCGATGAGGATGGCAACCCTGTAGATGCGCCTTTACTCTACAACGATGCGCGGGGATCATCGGTGCTGGATGGGTTGAAAGATATCGCGCCACCAAATCATACAGTTTTAAGCGCTACCTCTAGTTTGGCTAAATTGCGCTGGATGATGCAGTTACCCTCTTTTGGTGAGGCGAGGTATTTTCTACATCAAGCTGACTGGTTGGCGTTTCTGTTACATGGAAAGTTAGGAATTAGCGACTACCACAATGCCTTAAAGCTGGGGTATGACGTTGAGAAGTTGCAATATCCAGAATGGCTGTTAAGGCTGCAAATACCGCTTCAGTTACCTACAGTATTAGCACCTGGGACTCCTATTGGGGAACTACGTCCTGAAATTTCTCAGCAGTTCCTATTCCCGTCAAATTGCTTGGTATGTGCAGGGACAACGGATAGCATTGCGGCGTTTCTGGCGAGTGGCGCAAAATCTCCTGGGGAAGTTGTGACTTCCCTTGGTTCGACATTGGTGCTGAAACTTTTGAGTCGCACCCGTGTAGAGGATGCAAGGTATGGGATTTATAGCCATCGCCTGGGTGATTTGTGGCTGACTGGTGGCGCGTCGAATACAGGGGGTGCAGTATTACGCGAGTTTTTCACCGATGCTGAGTTAGAAAACTGGAGTCGTGAGATTGATGCTAGTAAAGCCAGCGAATTAGATTATTATCCCTTGTTGAAGGTAGGCGATCGCTTCCCGATCAACGATCCCAATTTACCCCCACGCCTGACACCACGCCCAGATCATCCTGTTCAATTCCTGCATGGCTTATTAGAAAGTATTGCCCGGATAGAAGCCCAAGGATACGAACTATTGCAAAAACTAGGCGCAGATAAATTAACTCAAGTATATACAGCCGGAGGTGGGGCAAAAAACCCCACCTGGACTGCAATTCGGCAAAGAAATTTACAAGTTCCTGTAATTTCCTCAATTAATACAGAAGCCGCCTATGGAACAGCATTGCTGGCGATGAGAGGTACTGGAGACTCAGAACATAACGAATGA
- the psaM gene encoding photosystem I reaction center subunit XII produces the protein MPNLYLAVTSIPDTQVYIALVVALIPGVLAWRLATELYKF, from the coding sequence ATGCCTAATCTGTATCTTGCAGTAACTTCCATCCCAGATACTCAAGTTTACATCGCTCTAGTTGTAGCGCTAATCCCAGGTGTTCTGGCTTGGCGCTTGGCAACAGAACTTTACAAGTTCTAA
- a CDS encoding tetratricopeptide repeat protein gives MNTHPFLASGDQQNSCYQFLTQTTLDSQKHGVNCDESGFADGYLRSCALRSAQQGNYYEAIALLNQLINRHPYNAVDYNNRGLIYFQSGQNQQALQDYNTALQLNPNLASAYNNRANYYAACGELAAALADYDRAIDLNPRHVRAWINRGITLRDLGEYEQAIENFDIALVFGQLEGHIWAERGRTYHLWGDWNCAIADYRRAVSQLPSLYSRRDVPGYRLRLQLENWINELLPSG, from the coding sequence ATGAACACTCACCCGTTTTTAGCCTCCGGCGATCAGCAAAATAGTTGTTATCAGTTTCTTACTCAAACTACACTCGACTCCCAAAAGCATGGGGTTAACTGTGATGAGTCGGGGTTTGCTGACGGCTACTTACGGTCTTGTGCTTTACGTTCAGCACAACAGGGAAATTATTATGAAGCGATCGCACTCCTCAACCAATTAATTAATCGTCACCCTTACAATGCGGTTGACTACAACAACCGGGGGTTAATTTATTTTCAAAGCGGTCAAAACCAACAAGCACTGCAAGATTACAACACGGCTCTCCAGTTAAATCCTAATTTAGCTAGTGCTTACAATAATCGTGCCAATTATTACGCCGCCTGTGGAGAGTTAGCAGCCGCGTTAGCTGATTACGATCGCGCTATTGATTTAAACCCTCGTCATGTACGGGCGTGGATTAATCGTGGTATCACTCTACGCGATTTGGGCGAGTACGAACAAGCAATTGAGAATTTTGATATCGCGCTCGTTTTTGGTCAGCTAGAAGGGCATATTTGGGCGGAACGCGGTAGAACTTACCACCTCTGGGGTGACTGGAATTGTGCGATCGCTGATTATCGTCGCGCTGTGTCACAGTTACCTTCTTTGTATAGTCGCCGAGATGTTCCTGGCTACCGTTTGCGTTTACAATTAGAAAATTGGATAAATGAATTGTTACCTTCGGGGTAA
- a CDS encoding Crp/Fnr family transcriptional regulator, with product MLNPVLTIAIFQKQPDPQVFSAGNVIFEEGQHGDYMYGIVEGRVNLFINAKVVETIEAGEIFGTGVLVGVAKRTYTAIAKTDCQLAYLDEKRFLFAVQETPMFALNVLRSYAERLSRLQRLV from the coding sequence ATGTTAAATCCTGTATTGACGATCGCTATCTTTCAAAAGCAACCTGATCCTCAAGTATTCTCAGCCGGAAATGTCATATTTGAGGAAGGACAGCACGGCGATTATATGTACGGTATCGTAGAAGGGAGAGTTAATTTATTTATCAATGCCAAAGTTGTAGAAACAATAGAGGCAGGAGAAATATTTGGCACAGGTGTACTAGTAGGAGTAGCGAAAAGGACTTATACTGCGATCGCCAAAACTGATTGTCAACTAGCTTATCTAGATGAGAAACGGTTTTTATTTGCTGTGCAAGAAACACCTATGTTTGCACTTAATGTGCTAAGAAGCTATGCAGAACGGCTTAGTCGTTTGCAACGTCTAGTTTAA
- a CDS encoding YajQ family cyclic di-GMP-binding protein, producing the protein MASTYSFDIVSDFDRQELVNAVDQVDRELKSRYDLKDTQTTVELGEEKITIGTDSEFTLESVHNILREKAAKRNLSQKIFDFGKVDSASGNRVRQEITLKKGISQDIAKQISKLIRDEFKKVQASIQGDAVRVSAKSKDDLQVVIQRLKQEDYPVALQFTNYR; encoded by the coding sequence ATGGCTTCCACTTATTCCTTTGACATTGTGAGCGATTTTGATCGGCAGGAATTAGTTAACGCTGTTGATCAAGTCGACCGAGAACTTAAAAGTCGTTACGACCTCAAAGATACTCAGACAACTGTGGAATTGGGTGAAGAAAAGATTACCATTGGTACGGATAGCGAGTTTACCCTAGAGTCTGTTCACAACATTCTTCGGGAAAAAGCCGCAAAACGTAATCTCTCACAAAAAATCTTTGATTTTGGCAAAGTAGACTCAGCTAGTGGTAATCGTGTTCGTCAAGAAATCACTCTCAAAAAAGGTATTAGTCAAGATATCGCCAAGCAAATCTCTAAGTTGATTCGAGATGAATTTAAGAAGGTTCAAGCCTCGATTCAAGGTGATGCTGTGCGAGTATCTGCTAAATCCAAAGATGATTTGCAAGTAGTTATTCAACGATTAAAGCAAGAAGATTATCCTGTAGCTTTGCAATTCACTAATTATCGTTAA
- a CDS encoding sensor histidine kinase: protein MKQLRSFRLRIALLSAALAGSTLVGFGAVSWLQIYNAKISSLDTELLNQLMRAGLPHPRERLPPPPRVETNTKTPVTLLILDANGQTVFQSDSLSTDSQLNRLLVERLELTPLPLPLPELPNPSLEPPSFRPPLPRFVTAKTTSATWRIGAAKFPAHQVAIAVSLQAVNQEMATIRNIFLVSIPAALLLVAIGAWLISGGALRPIGQLTGVIQQVTVKGLDQRIPIGTTDVEFVQLIVVFNQMLERLERSFTQASRFSADAAHELKTPLTILQGELERTLQQVEPGSEVQQSLSNLLDEVRRLSGIMRKLLLLSLADAGQMSLYLVEVDMSQLLMEMVEDVELLAPSLTVETDISSGLKVEGDRDLLMQVLQNLLSNAIKYNLPNGWMKIYAAKTPTNIQITIANASKDIPQSDRDRLFDRFYRGDPARTRKVEGIGLGLSLAREIARAHRGDLTLNSTLNGQTAFTLTLPMAHHH from the coding sequence ATGAAACAATTGCGATCTTTTCGCCTGCGAATTGCTCTGTTGTCTGCGGCTCTGGCTGGCAGCACATTAGTCGGGTTTGGTGCTGTCTCGTGGTTGCAGATTTATAATGCCAAAATCAGCAGTTTAGATACAGAACTGTTAAATCAGTTGATGCGAGCTGGTCTTCCACACCCAAGAGAGCGATTACCACCTCCACCAAGAGTAGAAACGAATACCAAAACTCCTGTAACCCTACTGATACTTGATGCCAATGGTCAGACAGTATTTCAATCTGACTCCCTATCTACCGATAGTCAGCTAAACCGCTTATTAGTTGAGCGTCTTGAGTTAACACCTCTACCGCTACCCCTTCCAGAACTACCAAATCCATCCTTAGAACCACCATCCTTTCGCCCACCTCTCCCGCGATTTGTTACCGCAAAGACAACTTCAGCAACTTGGCGGATAGGAGCCGCTAAATTTCCTGCTCATCAAGTGGCGATCGCAGTTAGCCTGCAAGCTGTCAATCAAGAGATGGCGACAATTCGCAATATCTTTTTGGTTTCAATTCCCGCCGCGTTGTTACTAGTTGCGATCGGCGCATGGTTAATTTCTGGTGGGGCTTTGCGTCCTATCGGCCAATTAACGGGTGTGATTCAACAGGTAACAGTCAAAGGGTTAGATCAGCGCATTCCCATCGGGACAACTGATGTTGAGTTTGTGCAACTGATTGTGGTGTTTAACCAAATGCTAGAGCGCCTAGAACGGAGTTTTACCCAAGCTTCCCGCTTCAGTGCTGATGCGGCGCACGAACTGAAAACCCCACTGACAATTTTGCAAGGCGAACTAGAAAGAACTCTGCAACAGGTTGAGCCTGGAAGTGAAGTGCAACAAAGTCTCAGCAATCTTTTGGATGAAGTGCGTCGCCTGAGTGGGATTATGCGGAAACTGCTGCTGCTATCTTTGGCAGATGCGGGACAAATGAGCTTGTATTTGGTTGAGGTGGATATGTCACAGTTACTGATGGAAATGGTAGAGGATGTGGAACTGCTGGCTCCTAGTTTGACTGTAGAAACTGATATTTCCAGTGGACTCAAAGTAGAAGGCGATCGCGATTTGCTCATGCAGGTTCTACAAAACCTCTTGAGTAATGCCATCAAATACAATCTTCCTAACGGCTGGATGAAGATTTATGCCGCGAAAACGCCAACAAATATTCAGATTACTATCGCCAATGCTTCCAAAGACATCCCTCAGAGCGATCGCGATCGCCTTTTTGACCGCTTCTATCGCGGCGATCCGGCGCGTACCCGCAAAGTTGAAGGTATTGGGCTAGGACTAAGTTTAGCCCGTGAAATTGCTCGCGCTCACCGTGGCGACCTCACCCTTAACTCAACATTGAACGGTCAAACAGCCTTCACCCTCACCTTACCAATGGCTCATCATCATTAA
- a CDS encoding MAPEG family protein — protein sequence MIIFLYSIAAAAVLIYLPFLVVGYARARFGYDVSAPRAMFDKLPPYGQRATWAHQNSFEAFMIFSAAALMAYVTGVNSPIAIWAAIAFVVARLLYSIFYILNIPLLRSLMFATASTSSATLFILSIIQANS from the coding sequence ATGATTATTTTCTTATATTCTATTGCCGCAGCTGCGGTTTTAATTTATCTACCATTTTTGGTGGTAGGTTATGCTCGTGCGCGTTTTGGGTATGATGTTTCTGCTCCACGCGCTATGTTCGATAAGTTACCACCTTATGGGCAACGGGCTACATGGGCGCACCAAAACTCTTTTGAGGCGTTTATGATTTTTAGTGCAGCCGCACTGATGGCTTATGTTACAGGTGTAAATTCCCCGATAGCCATTTGGGCTGCGATCGCCTTTGTTGTGGCTCGTTTGCTATACTCTATCTTCTATATTTTGAATATACCGCTTTTGCGATCGTTGATGTTTGCCACTGCCTCTACTAGCAGTGCGACTCTGTTTATTTTGAGTATCATACAAGCTAACAGTTAA